In Gossypium hirsutum isolate 1008001.06 chromosome A10, Gossypium_hirsutum_v2.1, whole genome shotgun sequence, the DNA window TGATTTGATTCGATTgtcattactattattttatttgttattaaaaaTGTGTGAGAAATTATAGTTACATCCTTGTGTTTGGCAAGAATTTGATGATAGGTCAAGGTTGTTGTTTCACAAACAGCATAAGTTCCATCATTTGAGGGATGACAGTTTATGTGATGAAGCATCTattggaattaaaaattttaataatttattaaattaggaaccaaaagaatcaaataagttctaaaaaactaaaaaaagaaatcaaaatcttGGAATAAGAATCCATACAAAAACCAAAATGATACAATATTAGTAGTACCATATCGattattattatcttttctttttccaaattgTTACATTCGATATCGAAAATcctggtttttggttgtgttattCCAAAATAGAGAACtgtaaaagataaaaatttagaAGTGATATGTCTTCTCAGTTGCTGTTGTCTTTGTTTTTTTCACAATGGGTTTTTTGAGAGAGCTCCTACATTATACCAATAGAATGTAACCAAGAATATTGTGCATTATAACAAGGAATAAAGATAATACGTACTTATGTATGTACGTATGTATGTATACTGTGAATGGGTTCACATCAattactaaaatgaaaaatgttggAACAAAAAgtttagaaatagtggttttccCAACTATCCTTTTTCTAGCTATGTCAATGTCCCTCCATAACTCTTCCCATCAGATTGAAGATTGAGGAAAAATACCTTAGCTTAAGCTCATCAATAGAGGTGAGTTGCTAGTTATGTTGTAAGGTTTAGCATTGCATCTTTCTTCATCTACTCAAAGATCTTCAATGCCTCCTCCACTCGATCACAGTTGAATCAACCCGTTTGCCTTTCATCATTCTAGTCTAGTAAACTACACGCTTCATCAAACTTTCCTGCAGTGCCATAACATATAACCATGTGCTAGTATAATGCTATGTAAGTGAGTAGCCTCCTTCCTGTCACATAAAAGAATTTCGATGCCAGACACTGTAAAGAGTTACTCTTCATCTCATCTAACAGGGACATAACAGCATTAACCTGGCCTTCCTCGAGTAAACGAATGGACAACGACTTCATAACCTGGTTCCTACATTTGCTGACAAGACCAGGTTCAAAGACATTATCAGATAAAGAAGCAATCAAAGAGTGTTATTGTTAGACGGGTCAAACCTTGCAACACTCATTTCACCAACAACACGTTCCAACCAGGCTATCAAATTGATTAAACCAGGTAGGGGTTTCTCATTGAACCCATACAAAGAATATTCAATGGCAGGTCCCCAAGGACCACTTTCCAATATACAACACACACCATCCACTTCTCTTCTTACCCCTTCAATTTTACTTGGCTGTTTTTCAGGAACATTGAAGATATGACAACAATTAGtacgaataaaaaaatattccttAAGCACTCAAAAAGAGAAGTTAGAAAATTTGGGATGTTCATGAAAATGGGAAGGAAAATGAAATGAACTCAAGTACAAGAGATTATTCCGGGATATAGAACTCAAAAAATCTACTTCTTTAAAGTAATTTACCTGGATTTCTAAGATCATCTTCATGTAGACATTTGTAATTTCCAAATCCcaatccatttttttaaaataatcaaagaggaattaatcaaaataaattggAATAATATAGGGTTTGTGAAGAATTTTAAACCAAGAAGAATGGCGGGAGAAAATGACGACTGAGTAGCCATTGTTTGACCAAAAAGAAAGCTTCTGCAAATTATGAAAACGAACTGTGTCGCCCTTTTTCCTTGGAACGCACCGTTTCATTAATTTTCCCAAATCTTCTTCATTATCAAATCTACACTAAATGACAAACTTTCGTTTCACTTCTTGTACTTGTAGTGATAACAATGGCTTCCTCTTATTCATGATCTTAAAAGACAAACTTTCTTGAACAACGAATGGAATCGCAAATCTCGAAGCTCCGCTCCTACGGACCGCCGTCGCACCACCAAGAGCAGCAGCAATTGAAAATGACGGAGTTTATCATATCTGAGCTGTGGACTTGGAATTGCTTAGCACATCAGGTTTGTAGATATAATTTCAGTCTCTTTTTATCTCCACCCCATTTTTGGGTGTAAATTTAGGTATTTGCTGAGAGTGGTATAGATGGAATTGAAAGAGATAAAGCCGTTTTTAGCAATGATGTTATGATAAACTGTAGAGGAACTAACAAGAAGCGGAGAGAAATGAAGCCTGGAATTCTTGTGTAAATTAAGGGTCAATGTTTTTGTAAAACCTCAACATTCATCTTGTGGTATccaaaaatgattgaatttttctCTAAAACAAAATCACAAAACCAGATCAATTATGAAGTAAAAACTTGCCGTGCATTCACCTCTCCAATTTTTACTTTTAGTAGGTCGTCAATTTTCATTTCTACTTTTTGTTTCACCAAATCTTtggttttactttttctttatacTTAATTATATGTAAATCTAagttaaaagatataaaattttcGACATTCTTTTTAACTTATAAGTTTTCTTTTTCAGAGCGCAAGATGTTATTAAATTTATCGCGGCTTTACATTTGGCATAATTTGTTTCACCACGCACTCCGTTTTATTATTagtgtataattttaaaatctacTATTATCTCCGTAGAAGTTAGATAcattcatttttacttaattttgctTCACttcaatttaagttttattatttatctttaatattgtcaatatttttaagttttattatttatctttaatattgtcaatatttttaaggttaaaataaatatttaaatataatttttataaaaaatatttgaacataaaatatatatatgaatttttctatattatattattatatttttacatttttaatagttttatatataaaagtaaaataataattttatataatagaaTCATACGAGTTAGAACAAACAATTACCATAATTGTATAATATCCGctgattcaaaataaaaaaaaaccaccCTACTCTATCtccatttttcaaaaaacaaaatGTAAGATTTAAGTTTTATCACCCTACTTTTATTCCCTCATGTCTTATTTTAGagttgataaatatttaaaagttcaaaacaaaatgcaaaattaGGAGAGGCGAGGACTAAAGTTGAAATCTATAATTGAAAACATTACAAAATTTTCAGgtttatacaattattttaaaatgaacaaTTCTGATATTTGAATTTAAGATATTGTTTGTTTTAAGTTAAATATGATGTTAGCTTTTatgtttgaataaaatttgatatttagtcattatactttataattttttatttttttttacatttttaatttaaaaagccTAGTTTAATTATTATCATCATTAGTAGTTTCTgtcaaattttatcaatttaatatgttaattttttttgtcaattgtaTGTCACTTCATATGTTGATAGCCtaataaaatttccaaattaataaattttgttagaaattatttaattgagatttttaaattaaaaaaaatattaacttttaaaCTACAATTGACTAAATCAAacgacatattttaacctttattttaaatgtaatttaatCCAACTCATTAATTAGTTTTTCCTCTTTcatctcttttcttttatttttactaatatcTTATTTCCTCAAACAaataaaacttttcttttttgggaaaatgaaaagaaaaagaaaatctattTAAAAGTGAATCATTTAATTACTCTCCTAATCGGTATactctttatatatttaaaatttaggataaattacaccaacagtcacccaACTTTGGGGTAactgacaaaacagtcacctaaattttatttcagtcacttaactttcaaaaagtaacaaaacggtcctttttgcCGTTTTCCGTCACAAACGTCACAATAAAGTGACGTGGCAGGTGACGGAGTCCTTGCTGTCAACCTTAAGTCTAGCTGGCCGGTTACTAACACTTTAACAATAGTACCAGCACCATTTTAAggtttgagaaaaagaaaaagaagaagaagaagaggaggaagagaagaaaaagaaggagaagagaaaaaatggATATGCCTCAAGTGATTCCGGTGTGCTACTGTGGAAACCCAGCCAAATTAAACACGTCTTGGTCCAATGACAACCCAAGTAGGAGGTGTTTTGGGTGTAAGAAATTCGGCAGTGGATTTCGAAAACCATGTCGGTTTTTCAGCTGATTTGATCCAACATTGACTCCCCGTTTAAGAGTTGTGTTGTTGGGTCTGCTGAAAAAAGTGAAGACATTAGAGGATGCAAGGAAGAGGGAGAGAAGAACCTGGTTTTTGGTGCTTGTAATTGTTATTGTTTTGCTGTTTTCAAAACCTTAAAAAATCATTCTATGTTAATTGAAAACGAGCTTATGTTTTGTAATTTTGTTGTTGGTAAATTGTTGCTTATGTTGGTATAGATGGCTGCTGTTATACATGGCTAACCATCTCATATTGTTTACAAACacttgaatgaaatggaaattttTTGTTGATTACAAATTGTGTTGGAATATTTTTGTTGCTTAACATGTGTTAAAAATGCCTGCTAGTATACATAGCTAACCAGCTCATGTTGTTGTTTACAAATTGCTTAACACTTGGTATACATGGCTGCTGGTTAGAAAAGATAACAATTGATATACAAATTGCTTAACAGTTGGTATACatggcttgtaacaccccttacccgtatccgtcgccagaacagggtacgaggtattaacaaattatagtatatgttattaaataaaactcaacaaaaatatggcgtgcaatttgatcattataacatatgccattaacaatacaaatcaacttcaaaggcttcgtacaaaatgattagtttgatactataagtagtaatttgaacctagacaattatgacatgtaacaaataactaagtctgctatacataccatatttcaaaatgttgagttcagatgccaagagtattgatagtgcgggcggatcttctacgatctctgactcTTGTGCTAGCtgaatgacactataagacaaaggagagagaagaaagtaagcttatagcttagtaagtaagtatataaataacaaataagaaatctaatatgtttacaacataactcaattatgtcatatttttaattttaattgtttactccaatttgatcaagctgtccctcctgcgtcatgatcactaaataaatcataactcgagttacgaaactcgaaattcaaatccgtaaaatttccctgaatcaaGACTCATaaacttcttactaatttttttctagaatttttggttcagccaattagtacagtttattagttaaattttcccctgttacacagctcaactgatctgacccctgttcactacgaattaaatttctctcagtatacaattcaaataaccatgaaacctgtttcatttaaacctagactcaataaggaatttaggcatataaaccatatttcttaatttgttttgtacaatttgtaatgatttttcaaagttgaaacaggggattacat includes these proteins:
- the LOC121208446 gene encoding uncharacterized protein; the encoded protein is MDWDLEITNVYMKMILEIQPSKIEGVRREVDGVCCILESGPWGPAIEYSLYGFNEKPLPGLINLIAWLERVVGEMSVARNQVMKSLSIRLLEEGQVNAVMSLLDEMKSNSLQCLASKFFYVTGRRLLTYIALY